A stretch of the Sulfolobus acidocaldarius SUSAZ genome encodes the following:
- a CDS encoding molybdenum cofactor synthesis protein, whose translation MLISLEEARKIIDNANIRNANIRSESIYNAVGKVAGRDIVAKIDIPEFNISAMDGFAFNISDYKKYGKLKIAGKIFPSSLAIPQLKEGEAYYVATGSPIPKGANAVARIEATKISGDNQIVFSEDVFEGKDIKFAGEDVKKGDIIVRKGEVINHYHLGVLTMQKIREVNIVDINSCVLASGDELCPYDSPEDNKIPDSISPILISILRKFGVTNYFGIVSDQKESLKTKLESMIENCDYIVLIGGSSVGEKDYSKRVIAELGELLFEGVSVNIIKRGGVGVVNGKPIINLPGQVVSALTVFHEHGLHMISRMIGQEVRKYEKYILSEDMQVEHKMDSIYLFNTIGVLAKPLRWGTGLYSELIKAKGFGVLKRGRIYHKGDEIELQHLIL comes from the coding sequence ATGTTAATATCACTGGAAGAAGCTAGGAAGATAATAGATAATGCTAACATAAGAAATGCTAATATTAGGTCTGAGAGTATATACAACGCAGTTGGGAAAGTAGCAGGAAGAGACATTGTGGCTAAAATTGATATCCCTGAGTTTAACATCTCGGCAATGGATGGATTTGCGTTCAATATTTCTGACTATAAGAAGTATGGTAAGTTAAAGATCGCCGGGAAGATATTTCCATCCAGTTTAGCAATCCCACAGTTAAAAGAAGGAGAGGCGTATTATGTTGCAACAGGATCTCCAATACCTAAAGGTGCAAATGCTGTAGCTAGGATAGAAGCCACTAAAATAAGTGGAGATAATCAAATAGTGTTCAGTGAAGACGTATTCGAAGGCAAGGATATAAAGTTTGCAGGAGAGGATGTTAAGAAAGGAGATATAATAGTCAGGAAAGGAGAAGTTATAAACCATTATCACTTGGGCGTTCTAACAATGCAAAAAATCAGAGAGGTTAATATCGTGGATATTAATAGTTGTGTTTTGGCATCCGGGGACGAACTATGTCCCTATGACTCTCCTGAGGATAATAAGATACCAGACTCAATCTCACCTATTCTTATTTCTATACTTAGAAAGTTCGGAGTTACTAATTACTTTGGAATAGTTAGTGATCAGAAGGAATCTCTGAAAACTAAGCTAGAAAGTATGATTGAGAACTGTGACTACATAGTGTTGATAGGGGGATCATCGGTTGGCGAAAAGGACTACTCAAAGAGAGTTATAGCAGAATTAGGGGAATTACTATTCGAGGGAGTAAGTGTAAATATAATAAAACGAGGTGGAGTTGGTGTAGTCAATGGGAAACCTATCATTAATCTTCCAGGACAAGTAGTGTCAGCTCTGACTGTATTTCATGAGCACGGCTTACATATGATTTCCAGAATGATAGGACAGGAAGTAAGAAAATATGAAAAATATATACTCTCTGAGGATATGCAGGTTGAGCACAAAATGGATTCCATTTATCTATTTAACACTATTGGCGTTTTAGCTAAACCGCTTAGGTGGGGTACAGGACTTTATAGTGAACTAATCAAAGCTAAGGGGTTTGGAGTGTTGAAGAGAGGCAGAATCTACCATAAGGGAGACGAAATTGAGCTTCAGCACCTTATCTTATAA
- a CDS encoding DtxR family transcriptional regulator, with translation MIELSEPLENYLKEIYELEEMRGHARVTDIINDFNISPGTISKALSKLEKLGLIKRDNKRLTLTEEGRKIAERLIKSHRLSERLLTDILGIDWIRAHELAHRLEHIWPEDIIEKIDVMLNKPSTCPHGHPIPGRGIKIKGILLTEAEVGKLYKISMIVKEEEWILAMVTQKHIVPGSKIEVLNKYENTTKVKINDKIDEVPNVLATQILVERI, from the coding sequence TTGATCGAGCTATCTGAGCCATTGGAAAATTATCTGAAGGAGATTTATGAACTTGAGGAAATGAGAGGTCACGCGAGGGTTACTGATATCATAAACGATTTTAATATATCTCCTGGTACAATAAGCAAAGCTCTTTCGAAGTTAGAGAAACTGGGGTTAATAAAAAGAGATAACAAGAGACTTACATTAACCGAGGAAGGGAGAAAAATAGCAGAGAGGTTAATTAAATCGCATAGACTTTCTGAAAGACTTTTAACTGATATATTAGGTATAGATTGGATAAGGGCTCATGAGCTAGCCCATAGGTTAGAACATATATGGCCTGAGGATATAATTGAAAAAATAGATGTTATGTTAAATAAGCCCTCTACATGTCCTCACGGACATCCTATTCCAGGTAGAGGAATTAAAATAAAAGGGATTTTACTTACAGAAGCAGAGGTTGGAAAGTTATATAAGATTTCGATGATAGTAAAGGAAGAGGAATGGATACTTGCAATGGTCACTCAAAAACACATAGTGCCGGGATCGAAAATAGAAGTTTTAAACAAATATGAAAATACTACAAAGGTTAAGATTAATGATAAGATAGATGAGGTTCCGAATGTTTTAGCAACCCAAATATTGGTTGAAAGGATATAA
- a CDS encoding glycerate kinase, producing the protein METDIVKAILSYSDSYSALSEKVEVNGNKLKINGVNYEFRNPLLISIGKSSPKMAKFFVERLKVLKGLIVSPYKAEIDNLEVIVSSHPKITEKSLYAGSRIVDMLRREDYDIVIFLLSGGASALVEYSDVPLEVLEEINDKLITSGLSIDEINTVRKHLSKIKGGWLAKYSKAPIVSLIISDVPGSDISFVGSGPTILDKTSVTDAERILAKIGLSNYNKYLVETPKDIKNTVNVKILDVEEVLLKLKNYLGNTLLLSSEVKGDAYSFGVNLAGIANTFARIDRRENVILAGGEPDVKITSKAGKGGRNGEVCLGFLKYIRAKAKLYAVATDGIDGNSEYAGCHVDHNVKIENIDYYIESHSSYEILEKTGNVIQTGFTGDNVNNIYVLYLQN; encoded by the coding sequence ATGGAGACCGATATTGTAAAAGCCATATTGTCATATTCTGACAGTTACTCAGCCTTAAGCGAAAAAGTAGAAGTAAACGGAAACAAGTTAAAAATTAATGGTGTTAATTATGAATTTCGAAATCCTCTTTTGATATCTATAGGTAAATCGTCACCTAAAATGGCAAAATTTTTCGTGGAGAGACTGAAGGTTTTAAAAGGACTGATAGTATCGCCATATAAAGCTGAGATCGATAATCTGGAGGTAATAGTATCTTCTCATCCTAAGATAACTGAGAAAAGTCTGTATGCAGGAAGTAGAATTGTGGATATGTTAAGGCGAGAGGATTATGACATAGTAATTTTTTTACTGTCTGGAGGAGCTTCAGCTCTAGTTGAGTACAGTGATGTTCCATTAGAAGTATTAGAGGAAATTAATGATAAGCTAATCACATCAGGTCTTTCCATAGACGAAATAAATACGGTTAGAAAGCATTTGTCCAAAATTAAGGGAGGGTGGCTCGCTAAATACTCTAAAGCTCCAATAGTTTCTCTAATAATCAGTGATGTCCCTGGTAGTGATATCAGTTTTGTTGGAAGTGGACCAACAATTCTTGATAAGACCTCTGTTACTGACGCTGAGAGAATATTAGCTAAAATAGGTCTCTCAAATTACAATAAGTATCTAGTGGAGACTCCAAAGGATATTAAAAATACTGTAAATGTAAAGATACTGGACGTAGAGGAGGTCTTATTAAAATTAAAGAACTATCTAGGAAACACTTTACTATTAAGTTCAGAAGTTAAAGGTGATGCTTATTCCTTCGGAGTAAACTTAGCTGGTATAGCTAATACCTTTGCAAGAATTGATAGACGGGAAAATGTTATTTTAGCAGGAGGAGAGCCTGACGTGAAAATAACATCAAAAGCTGGTAAGGGAGGAAGAAATGGAGAGGTATGTTTAGGTTTCCTAAAATATATAAGAGCTAAAGCTAAATTATACGCTGTAGCAACCGATGGGATTGACGGTAATAGTGAGTATGCAGGTTGTCATGTAGATCATAATGTAAAAATAGAAAACATTGATTATTATATTGAGTCCCACTCGTCGTATGAAATACTTGAGAAAACAGGTAACGTCATTCAAACTGGTTTTACAGGAGATAATGTAAATAATATCTACGTTCTCTACCTACAGAATTAA
- a CDS encoding molybdenum ABC transporter permease, with the protein MVKSSTGFKISSFVLTVLLVIPVLFLLFYGYGPYFVGSTAFSKALLSSIALSFFSSSVATVLIIIIFTPLAYYLARHRNPLIESLVDIPASIPHPIVGIAVIFMGSPLNPLGKILTSLGINIYYSYLGLILALIITSAPVYVRAMQNFYESLPRSYEEFAWSLRYSEVSTFFRVVFPLSTGGIISAGLTAIARAISEFGSVSIVAPFLSGWIFNGDSPASVYIYNEYQTYFNAAITASATLIIFSLLLVFSTRIVKIVLEKLRLLY; encoded by the coding sequence ATGGTAAAGTCCTCTACAGGTTTTAAGATTAGTTCATTTGTGTTAACAGTGCTGTTAGTTATTCCGGTTTTATTTTTGCTATTCTATGGTTACGGTCCATATTTTGTGGGATCTACTGCATTTAGTAAAGCACTACTTTCGTCTATAGCACTATCCTTCTTCTCTTCAAGTGTGGCGACTGTTTTAATTATAATTATTTTTACCCCCTTGGCTTATTATTTAGCTAGACACAGGAATCCTTTGATAGAAAGCCTAGTTGATATTCCTGCATCTATTCCTCATCCTATAGTGGGGATTGCGGTTATTTTCATGGGAAGTCCTCTTAATCCATTAGGGAAAATTCTGACCTCATTAGGTATCAACATTTATTATAGCTATTTAGGTCTCATACTTGCTCTAATTATAACATCAGCTCCAGTATACGTTAGAGCCATGCAAAATTTTTACGAATCTTTACCAAGAAGTTATGAAGAGTTCGCATGGTCTTTAAGATATTCAGAAGTTAGTACTTTTTTCAGGGTCGTGTTTCCGTTGTCAACTGGAGGCATTATATCTGCTGGTCTCACTGCAATTGCTAGAGCTATCAGTGAATTCGGTTCAGTCTCTATTGTAGCACCTTTTCTTTCTGGTTGGATTTTTAATGGTGACTCTCCTGCATCTGTGTACATTTACAATGAGTACCAGACTTACTTTAATGCAGCTATTACAGCATCTGCGACCTTAATTATATTTTCCTTGTTGTTAGTTTTTTCCACAAGAATTGTAAAAATAGTACTAGAGAAGTTAAGATTACTTTATTAG
- a CDS encoding triosephosphate isomerase, protein MKPPIILINYKAYENSYGEKAIEITKKIEKVSKEYGSEIIVSVPATMIYRISKESELTVFAQHVDTGEQGARTGAILPEMIKDAGAQGSLLNHSEKRIRLDEMAESLERFRILNLESVVCIDRYELVLPVALLRPNAVLIEPPELIGTGIPVSKAKPEVITKAVEEIKKTKDVYLLAGAGITTGEDVFKAIELGADGIGAASAVMKAKEPEKVVEDFVRNAIRAMEKRGE, encoded by the coding sequence ATGAAACCGCCAATTATTTTAATTAATTATAAAGCTTATGAAAATTCCTATGGTGAGAAAGCTATTGAAATAACAAAGAAAATAGAAAAAGTAAGTAAAGAATATGGAAGCGAAATAATAGTTTCAGTTCCTGCTACAATGATATACCGTATAAGTAAGGAATCAGAGTTAACTGTATTTGCCCAACACGTTGATACTGGAGAACAGGGTGCCAGAACAGGAGCCATATTACCTGAAATGATAAAGGATGCTGGTGCACAGGGATCTTTGCTTAACCATAGCGAGAAGAGAATAAGATTAGACGAAATGGCTGAGTCATTAGAGAGATTCAGAATACTGAATTTAGAGAGTGTCGTGTGTATAGACAGATATGAATTAGTTTTGCCCGTTGCGTTGCTGAGACCTAACGCCGTGTTAATAGAGCCCCCAGAACTAATAGGAACAGGTATTCCCGTGTCAAAGGCTAAACCTGAAGTTATAACTAAGGCTGTGGAGGAAATTAAGAAAACTAAAGATGTTTACCTATTAGCAGGAGCTGGAATAACAACAGGAGAAGATGTTTTTAAGGCAATAGAATTAGGTGCTGATGGTATAGGTGCAGCTAGCGCAGTAATGAAAGCAAAGGAGCCTGAAAAAGTAGTTGAGGACTTTGTAAGAAACGCCATAAGAGCAATGGAGAAAAGAGGAGAATGA
- a CDS encoding nuclease, producing MGEFILKFCGIDLAVKRPSTIAIFEDSLIHVSDVVSDEEILSGCSGSKVTAIDSPLSMSKGFRKVDKMMIRNGFRVLPPSWMKGLVERAIRLNSVLNSEVIETHPTSSEKNINLNWRDFGAKKKDEVDAVMCAIVAYFKHSGNILKVEAEDGTIYLLPRGTLVIEKRSENIYEFKDFYPTL from the coding sequence GTGGGGGAATTCATATTGAAATTTTGTGGTATAGATTTAGCCGTAAAGCGACCTTCTACAATTGCCATTTTTGAAGATTCATTAATTCACGTGAGCGATGTTGTTTCTGATGAAGAGATTCTCTCGGGTTGTTCCGGTTCCAAAGTTACTGCCATTGACTCCCCATTATCTATGTCTAAGGGATTTAGAAAAGTAGATAAAATGATGATAAGAAATGGCTTTAGAGTACTTCCTCCAAGTTGGATGAAAGGACTAGTAGAGAGAGCAATCAGGTTGAATTCCGTTTTAAATTCAGAAGTAATTGAGACCCATCCGACATCATCTGAAAAGAACATTAATCTGAATTGGAGGGATTTTGGGGCTAAAAAGAAGGACGAAGTTGATGCGGTTATGTGTGCTATAGTAGCCTATTTTAAGCATAGTGGAAATATTCTGAAGGTCGAGGCTGAAGATGGAACCATTTATCTACTACCTAGAGGCACTCTTGTAATCGAGAAGAGAAGTGAAAACATTTATGAATTTAAAGATTTTTATCCAACTCTTTAA
- a CDS encoding esterase, which produces MVVVKSEVIDSQYLKNNPLNDPSSRKVYTLEVNPFSSPTLIVYLSGFLSSSISLLNYDPLVENFDQKLTRLSKEGKIDNMVVLLPDTFTYVGGNQYINSPAVGLYEDFIVRELIPYFKDKYHAQNVVLMGKSSGGYGAMVLGMKYPRIVSGVVNHSGDAYFEYIYIPMFPRVLKHLRKFSSPKEWLKHFWERSDRKRKDLLDTLILVAMSAFYSPQDTDILLPFELETGEINYSIWNMWLEKDPVRIVDKMYDNLRNLKLLYIDVGNKDEFKLDIGLRILHEKLNKHGVNHFYEEYDGGHFNMSFRYDISLSLVSRVFNNK; this is translated from the coding sequence TTGGTAGTAGTTAAAAGCGAAGTGATTGATAGCCAGTATCTCAAGAATAATCCATTGAATGATCCTTCATCAAGAAAAGTATATACACTGGAGGTGAATCCTTTTTCGTCTCCTACTTTGATTGTTTATCTCAGTGGTTTTCTATCATCATCCATAAGTTTATTGAATTATGATCCCTTAGTAGAAAATTTTGATCAGAAATTGACTAGGCTTAGTAAAGAGGGTAAAATAGACAACATGGTTGTTCTTTTACCAGATACCTTCACTTACGTTGGAGGAAATCAATATATAAATTCTCCAGCTGTTGGTCTCTACGAGGACTTTATTGTTAGGGAATTGATTCCGTATTTTAAGGACAAATATCACGCTCAGAATGTTGTATTGATGGGCAAGTCTTCTGGTGGATATGGTGCTATGGTATTAGGCATGAAATATCCTAGGATAGTTTCGGGAGTGGTTAATCATTCTGGCGATGCGTATTTTGAGTACATCTATATTCCAATGTTCCCTAGAGTTCTGAAGCACCTAAGGAAGTTTAGCTCTCCAAAGGAATGGTTGAAGCATTTTTGGGAGAGGTCTGACAGGAAAAGAAAAGATCTACTTGATACGCTAATATTAGTTGCAATGTCTGCCTTTTATTCTCCCCAGGATACGGATATATTGTTACCGTTTGAGTTAGAAACAGGAGAGATAAATTACAGTATATGGAATATGTGGTTAGAAAAAGATCCTGTTAGAATAGTGGATAAAATGTACGATAACCTGAGAAATCTTAAGTTGTTATACATAGATGTAGGGAATAAGGATGAATTCAAACTGGATATAGGTCTAAGGATATTGCATGAGAAATTAAACAAACATGGTGTAAATCATTTTTATGAAGAGTATGACGGTGGACATTTCAATATGAGTTTCAGATACGATATCTCTTTATCTTTAGTGTCAAGGGTGTTCAACAATAAATAG
- a CDS encoding phosphate ABC transporter permease produces MYGTIIVSIIAIVISLPLSIFSTIFLVELVPPSLRNFLISISDLMASFPTIIYGFWGLIKLGPFLTQYVFYPMYKYLGFIPFFSTAPLGPSYLLASIVLSIMISPFASSIIRETYTQVPKYIDESVLSLGMGKWGKVMIKLRYIRSGILVAFTLAYGRAIGETVAVGLTVGGVLNASISLFSPGYTIPSFIANVFEEAFTKTNVSSFFMLSLILLAIGLIFIVIAKLLIIRSASLSRWIK; encoded by the coding sequence ATATATGGTACTATTATTGTCTCGATTATCGCTATTGTGATATCCTTGCCATTATCTATATTTTCCACTATATTTTTAGTGGAATTAGTTCCTCCTTCATTAAGGAATTTCTTAATCTCGATAAGTGACTTAATGGCATCATTTCCAACCATTATTTATGGTTTTTGGGGATTAATTAAGCTAGGACCTTTCCTAACTCAGTACGTCTTTTATCCAATGTATAAGTATTTAGGGTTTATACCATTCTTTTCGACTGCTCCTTTGGGGCCTAGCTATCTTTTAGCATCTATAGTCTTATCGATCATGATTTCTCCATTCGCCTCCTCAATTATAAGGGAAACATACACACAGGTTCCTAAGTATATTGATGAGTCTGTACTGTCTCTAGGGATGGGTAAATGGGGAAAGGTTATGATTAAATTGAGATACATCAGAAGTGGCATACTAGTCGCATTCACGTTAGCTTATGGAAGGGCTATAGGAGAAACCGTTGCAGTAGGATTAACGGTAGGTGGCGTCTTAAACGCTTCTATTAGCTTATTTTCACCGGGATATACTATTCCATCATTTATAGCAAACGTCTTCGAGGAAGCTTTCACTAAAACAAATGTATCTTCTTTTTTCATGTTATCGTTAATTCTTCTAGCTATAGGTCTAATATTTATTGTGATAGCCAAACTCCTTATTATACGCTCAGCAAGTCTGAGCAGGTGGATAAAATGA
- a CDS encoding phosphate ABC transporter permease: MRLKDLALFIIALISVIFLFFPFFWVLSDVVVKGIQPILNQGFNFLISPPPFTNEGLGGIGTVLEGTLILVVVAGSISIPLGLMTGVFLGFYPNNIISKITQQLVESIVEFPTVVIGISVFGVLILDFGFKISVVTGSVALAIIMLPYIIMQISDSIYIPRQILEETLFSLGFSRSRTVLSIISASRRGILTGILLGLAKGFGESAALLFTVATSFNLYFSGLGNPVSAIPVLIYFYAQSPYSNWQEVAWGASLVLAIIVLSIFVISRLLIRGGLGK; the protein is encoded by the coding sequence ATGAGATTAAAAGATCTTGCCCTATTTATCATAGCTCTAATATCAGTAATTTTCTTGTTTTTCCCGTTCTTTTGGGTTCTTAGTGACGTCGTAGTAAAAGGTATTCAGCCTATTTTGAACCAAGGTTTTAATTTTCTTATAAGTCCACCACCATTCACTAACGAGGGATTGGGAGGAATTGGAACAGTGCTTGAAGGTACTTTAATACTTGTGGTTGTTGCAGGATCTATATCTATTCCACTGGGCTTGATGACAGGTGTATTTTTAGGATTTTATCCGAATAACATAATTTCGAAAATAACTCAACAGCTGGTCGAATCGATTGTTGAATTTCCTACTGTGGTAATAGGAATTTCTGTGTTTGGAGTTCTAATACTTGATTTTGGATTTAAAATTAGTGTGGTAACAGGTTCTGTTGCATTAGCCATAATAATGCTACCTTATATTATAATGCAGATTAGTGATTCTATATATATACCTAGACAGATTTTAGAGGAGACATTATTCTCTTTAGGATTTAGTAGATCTAGAACTGTTCTATCTATAATTTCTGCTTCTAGAAGGGGTATCTTAACTGGTATATTATTGGGGTTAGCTAAAGGATTTGGTGAGTCTGCAGCTTTGTTGTTTACTGTGGCAACATCATTTAATTTATACTTTAGTGGTTTAGGAAACCCTGTAAGTGCTATACCTGTTCTTATTTATTTTTATGCTCAAAGTCCCTATTCTAATTGGCAAGAAGTGGCCTGGGGTGCATCCCTAGTTTTAGCTATCATTGTCCTTAGTATATTTGTTATATCTCGTCTACTCATAAGAGGAGGATTGGGAAAATGA
- a CDS encoding transposase — protein sequence MQSTVTFRISPSAGLLYLVSRYGKALDFVMDWLKKNKPAKNIVKQIHHAVYQQLREKFNLPGRIAQDCYRNAVTIYNGWRKNPKQGNFPKIKRFSVWLTHSLSYRLDLEKMKVNITSVGDLSIIGYPRNYALYKDWEIREARLKIVNDKVFLKVTFRKVTQPPVASDGVAVDVNMENLTVGNDKEHVIISTRLDDAKHYKSLAEGLQKKYGNKVNTVKRIRERYLSFHRKAKRVLEDFAKKAGKWVVDIAKMYNASAIFIEDLNNMIKNVDKLAKPFHDKLYLMQYRRVQYWIEWQAIKSGLKVVKVPAFYTSTRCPKCKGEMKEYAYRQFRCVLCGYEDDRDVIAVMNLYGRGSLSLLTAGQVRVSTES from the coding sequence ATCCAATCAACAGTCACGTTTAGGATCTCCCCCTCAGCCGGACTACTCTACCTAGTTTCGCGATACGGCAAAGCACTCGATTTCGTAATGGATTGGTTAAAGAAGAATAAGCCAGCGAAGAATATTGTAAAGCAAATACATCACGCCGTTTATCAACAGTTAAGAGAGAAGTTTAATTTACCCGGGAGAATTGCTCAAGATTGTTATAGGAACGCTGTCACAATCTACAATGGTTGGAGGAAAAATCCTAAGCAAGGTAATTTTCCAAAAATTAAGCGCTTCTCAGTGTGGTTAACGCATAGTCTGTCATATAGACTTGATCTTGAGAAAATGAAAGTTAACATAACTTCTGTTGGTGATCTTTCCATTATTGGTTATCCTAGAAACTATGCCTTGTATAAGGATTGGGAAATCAGGGAGGCTAGACTGAAGATAGTAAACGACAAGGTATTCCTTAAAGTGACTTTTAGGAAGGTAACTCAACCACCCGTAGCGTCTGATGGTGTTGCTGTTGACGTTAACATGGAGAATCTCACTGTAGGCAATGATAAAGAACATGTTATTATATCAACACGTCTTGATGATGCTAAACACTACAAGTCGTTAGCAGAAGGACTTCAGAAAAAGTATGGTAATAAGGTAAACACAGTTAAGAGGATACGCGAGAGGTACCTTTCTTTTCATAGGAAAGCCAAACGTGTCCTAGAGGATTTTGCAAAGAAAGCGGGAAAATGGGTAGTTGATATAGCTAAAATGTATAATGCGTCAGCAATCTTTATTGAGGATTTAAACAACATGATAAAGAATGTTGATAAGTTAGCCAAACCATTTCACGATAAATTGTATTTAATGCAGTATCGTCGTGTTCAATACTGGATTGAGTGGCAAGCGATAAAAAGTGGACTAAAGGTTGTTAAAGTTCCCGCGTTTTATACTTCTACTCGTTGTCCGAAATGTAAAGGTGAAATGAAGGAATATGCGTATAGGCAATTTAGGTGTGTTTTATGTGGTTATGAGGATGATCGTGATGTTATTGCAGTTATGAATCTTTATGGGAGGGGTTCTCTGAGCCTCTTGACTGCTGGGCAAGTGCGGGTCTCGACAGAGTCCTAA